In the Sarcophilus harrisii chromosome 1, mSarHar1.11, whole genome shotgun sequence genome, one interval contains:
- the ATXN2L gene encoding ataxin-2-like protein isoform X5, which produces MLKPQPSQPSQPQQTPIQQPAPARRPPGGTSPPNGSLGGTPASASVPGPPTAASPGLGPPAGGSGIRRGGEGVLPPQPPTHQHQERPGGAATGSTRGQSTGKGPPPSPVFEGVYNNSRMLHFLTAVVGSTCDVKVKNGTTYEGIFKTLSSKFELAVDAVHRKASEPAGGPRREDIVDTMVFKPSDVMMVHFRNVDFNYATKDKFTDSAIAMNSKVNGEHKEKVLQRWEGGDGNSDDYDLESDMSNGWDPNEMFKFNEENYGVKTTYDSSLSSYTVPLEKDNSEEFRQRELRAAQLAREIESSPQYRLRIAMENDDGRTEEEKHSSVQRQGSGRDSPSLVSREGKYIPLPQRMREGGPRGGVRCSSSRGGRPGIGSLPPRGGPHHPDSSGPTPGPEPRGINGGPSRMSPKAQRPLRGAKTMSSPSSRPPGETSAPPPTVGRMYPPRSPKSAAPAPASASCPEPPVGSAVPTSTTSIPPVSSAMEPGAGPISPTSPKVTAPNDGKELPQKEPGRTLEPPELARIAGKAPGLQNEQKRYQLEELKKFGAQFKLQSSSSPEANLDPFSPRGPKEGGVEAKGKEKEVEGLLAQEPLVSSGSSKTESPPDKEEKLSLPSTGGTEGPEQSQTPRQNQMGSPPGGISKGDDKEEGPVTDQVKKSTLNPNAKEFNPSKPLLSVNKSTSTPTSPGPRTHSTPSIPVLTAGQSGMYSPQYISYIPQIHMGPAVQAPQMYPYPVSNSVPGQQGKYRGAKGSLPPQRSDQHQPASAPPIMQAAAAAGPPLVAATPYSSYISYNPQQFPGQPTMMQPMAHYPSQPVFAPMLQSNPRMLTSGSHPQAIVSSSTPQYPPAEQPTPQALYATVHQSYPHHATQLHAHQPQPATTPTGSQPQSQHAAPSPVQHQAGQPPHLGSGQPQQNLYHPGALTGTPPSLPPGPSAQSPQSSFPQPAAVYAIHAHQQLPHGFTNMAHVTQAHVQTGITAAPPPHPGAPHPPQVMLLHPPQSHGGPPQGGVPQSGVPALSASTPSPYTYIGHHQEVGQHWTKG; this is translated from the exons ATGTTGAAGCCGCAGCCGTCTCAGCCATCTCAGCCCCAGCAGACACCCATCCAGCAACCGGCACCAGCACGCCGGCCTCCCGGGGGAACCAGCCCCCCCAACGGAAGCCTCGGGGGTACCCCAGCCTCCGCCTCGGTCCCGGGGCCGCCCACTGCCGCTTCCCCGGGCCTAGGGCCTCCTGCCGGAGGCAGTGGGATCCGCCGGGGAGGTGAGGGGGTTTTGCCGCCTCAGCCGCCGACACATCAGCATCAGGAACGGCCCGGGGGCGCTGCTACTGGCAGTACCAG GGGACAGAGCACAGGAAAGGGGCCCCCACCGTCACCT GTATTTGAGGGTGTCTACAATAATTCTAGGATGCTGCACTTCCTTACTGCTGTTGTG GGTTCCACTTGTGATGTAAAAGTGAAAAATGGTACCACATATGAAGGTATTTTCAAGACTCTGAGTTCAAAG TTTGAACTAGCAGTGGATGCAGTTCATAGGAAGGCTTCTGAGCCAGCAGGTGGTCCCCGTCGAGAGGACATCGTGGATACCATGGTGTTTAAGCCAAGTGATGTGATGATGGTTCACTTCAGAAATGTTGACTTCAATTATGCCACTAAGG ATAAGTTCACAGATTCTGCCATTGCCATGAACTCAAAGGTGAATGGTGAACACAAAGAAAAGGTGCTACAGCGCTGGGAAGGGGGTGATGGCAACAGTGATGACTACGATCTTGAATCTGATATG TCTAATGGATGGGACCCTAATGAAATGTTCAAgttcaatgaagaaaattatggagTAAAGACAACTTATGACAGTAGCCTCTCTTCTTATAC GGTTCCTTTGGAGAAAGACAACTCAGAGGAGTTTCGTCAGCGGGAGCTCCGTGCAGCCCAACTGGCCCGAGAAATAGAGTCCAGTCCTCAGTATCGTTTACGTATTGCTATGGAGAATGATGATGGACGAACAGAGGAGGAGAAGCACAGCTCTGTGCAGCGACAGGGCTCAGGTCGTGATAGTCCCAGTTTAGTGTCCAG GGAAGGGAAATATATCCCTCTGCCCcagagaatgagggagggaggtcCCCGAGGAGGAGTTCGATGCAGCAGCTCCCGGGGAGGTCGACCAGGCATTGGTTCCTTGCCCCCTCGGGGTGGTCCCCACCACCCTGACAGTAGTGGTCCTACTCCTGGTCCTGAGCCCCGTGGCATCAATGGAG GTCCTTCCCGCATGTCCCCGAAAGCCCAAAGGCCCCTTAGAGGTGCAAAGACCATGTCCTCCCCTAGTAGCCGGCCCCCTGGAGAAACTTCTGCCCCACCTCCTACGG TTGGTCGGATGTACCCACCTCGTTCCCCCAAGTCAGCTGCTCCTGCCCCAGCCTCAGCTTCCTGTCCTGAGCCACCTGTAGGCTCTGCGGTTCCCACCTCTACAACCTCCATTCCTCCAGTTTCGTCAGCTATGGAACCTGGAGCTGGCCCCAtttcccccacctccccaaaAGTTACAGCTCCTAATGATG GAAAAGAACTACCCCAAAAGGAACCTGGGAGAACTCTGGAGCCACCAGAACTAGCCCGAATAGCTGGAAAAG CCCCTGGGCTTCAGAATGAACAAAAACGTTATCAGTTGGAAGAACTGAAGAAGTTTGGAGCTCAATTTAAG CTCCAGTCTAGCAGTTCTCCTGAAGCCAACCTAGATCCTTTCTCCCCCCGAGGCCCCAAGGAGGGTGGGGTGGAagccaaaggaaaggaaaaggaggtggAGGGCCTTCTGGCTCAAGAGCCCCTGGTGTCTTCTGGCTCCTCTAAAACAGAATCTCCACCTGATAAGGAGGAAAAGCTGTCCCTCCCCTCAACAGGAGGGACTGAGGGACCAGAACAATCTCAAACACCTCGACAGAACCAAATGGGCAGTCCTCCTGGGGGCATCAGCAAAGGGGATGACAAAGAAGAGGGACCTGTCACTGA TCAAGTGAAGAAGTCGACGCTGAATCCCAATGCCAAGGAGTTCAACCCTTCAAAGCCTTTGTTGTCTGTG AACAAGTCAACCAGCACCCCAACTTCTCCAGGTCCCCGGACTCATTCAACTCCTTCAATCCCTGTGCTGACAGCAGGCCAGAGTGGGATGTATAGCCCCCAGTACATCTCCTATATACCTCAGATCCACATGGGGCCAGCCGTGCAG GCTCCTCAGATGTACCCATACCCTGTATCTAACTCTGTACCTGGTCAGCAGGGCAAATACCGGGGAGCTAAAG GTTCCTTGCCCCCTCAACGTTCAGACCAGCACCAGCCAGCCTCAGCACCCCCTATTATGCAGGCAGCAGCAGCTGCAGGGCCCCCTTTGGTGGCAGCCACACCATATTCTTCCTACATTTCCTATAATCCCCAGCAGTTCCCAGGCCAGCCAACCATGATGCAGCCCATGGCGCATTATCCCTCACAG CCTGTCTTTGCCCCAATGCTTCAGAGTAACCCAAGGATGCTGACGTCAGGCAGCCACCCCCAGGCCATTGTCTCATCTTCTACTCCTCAGTACCCTCCAGCAGAGCAGCCCACTCCCCAAGCCCTTTATG CCACCGTTCACCAGTCCTATCCACACCATGCCACGCAGCTCCATGCCCACCAGCCGCAGCCAGCCACCACCCCTACTGGGAGCCAGCCGCAATCCCAGCATGCGGCCCCCAGCCCTGTCCAG CATCAGGCAGGGCAGCCACCACACTTGGGTAGCGGGCAGCCACAACAGAACTTGTACCATCCAGGTGCCTTAACAGGCACACCACCATCTCTGCCACCGGGACCCTCTGCTCAGTCCCCTCAGAGCAGCTTCCCTCAGCCAGCTGCGGTCTATGCCATCCATGCCCACCAGCAGCTACCCCACGGCTTTACCAATATGGCCCATGTCACCCAG GCCCATGTCCAGACTGGAATTACAGCAGCCCCACCCCCTCATCCTGGGGCTCCCCACCCACCCCAGGTGATGCTGCTGCACCCACCCCAGAGCCATGGGGGTCCACCTCAGGGGGGTGTGCCCCAGAGTGGTGTGCCTGCTCTTTCTGCTTCTACACCTTCACCCTACACCTACATCGGACACCACCAAG AAGTTGGACAGCACTGGACTAAGGGATAG
- the ATXN2L gene encoding ataxin-2-like protein isoform X3 — MLKPQPSQPSQPQQTPIQQPAPARRPPGGTSPPNGSLGGTPASASVPGPPTAASPGLGPPAGGSGIRRGGEGVLPPQPPTHQHQERPGGAATGSTRGQSTGKGPPPSPVFEGVYNNSRMLHFLTAVVGSTCDVKVKNGTTYEGIFKTLSSKFELAVDAVHRKASEPAGGPRREDIVDTMVFKPSDVMMVHFRNVDFNYATKDKFTDSAIAMNSKVNGEHKEKVLQRWEGGDGNSDDYDLESDMSNGWDPNEMFKFNEENYGVKTTYDSSLSSYTVPLEKDNSEEFRQRELRAAQLAREIESSPQYRLRIAMENDDGRTEEEKHSSVQRQGSGRDSPSLVSREGKYIPLPQRMREGGPRGGVRCSSSRGGRPGIGSLPPRGGPHHPDSSGPTPGPEPRGINGGPSRMSPKAQRPLRGAKTMSSPSSRPPGETSAPPPTVGRMYPPRSPKSAAPAPASASCPEPPVGSAVPTSTTSIPPVSSAMEPGAGPISPTSPKVTAPNDGKELPQKEPGRTLEPPELARIAGKAPGLQNEQKRYQLEELKKFGAQFKLQSSSSPEANLDPFSPRGPKEGGVEAKGKEKEVEGLLAQEPLVSSGSSKTESPPDKEEKLSLPSTGGTEGPEQSQTPRQNQMGSPPGGISKGDDKEEGPVTDQVKKSTLNPNAKEFNPSKPLLSVNKSTSTPTSPGPRTHSTPSIPVLTAGQSGMYSPQYISYIPQIHMGPAVQAPQMYPYPVSNSVPGQQGKYRGAKGSLPPQRSDQHQPASAPPIMQAAAAAGPPLVAATPYSSYISYNPQQFPGQPTMMQPMAHYPSQPVFAPMLQSNPRMLTSGSHPQAIVSSSTPQYPPAEQPTPQALYATVHQSYPHHATQLHAHQPQPATTPTGSQPQSQHAAPSPVQHQAGQPPHLGSGQPQQNLYHPGALTGTPPSLPPGPSAQSPQSSFPQPAAVYAIHAHQQLPHGFTNMAHVTQAHVQTGITAAPPPHPGAPHPPQVMLLHPPQSHGGPPQGGVPQSGVPALSASTPSPYTYIGHHQALLGFDSKGTSCLTQDKLIT, encoded by the exons ATGTTGAAGCCGCAGCCGTCTCAGCCATCTCAGCCCCAGCAGACACCCATCCAGCAACCGGCACCAGCACGCCGGCCTCCCGGGGGAACCAGCCCCCCCAACGGAAGCCTCGGGGGTACCCCAGCCTCCGCCTCGGTCCCGGGGCCGCCCACTGCCGCTTCCCCGGGCCTAGGGCCTCCTGCCGGAGGCAGTGGGATCCGCCGGGGAGGTGAGGGGGTTTTGCCGCCTCAGCCGCCGACACATCAGCATCAGGAACGGCCCGGGGGCGCTGCTACTGGCAGTACCAG GGGACAGAGCACAGGAAAGGGGCCCCCACCGTCACCT GTATTTGAGGGTGTCTACAATAATTCTAGGATGCTGCACTTCCTTACTGCTGTTGTG GGTTCCACTTGTGATGTAAAAGTGAAAAATGGTACCACATATGAAGGTATTTTCAAGACTCTGAGTTCAAAG TTTGAACTAGCAGTGGATGCAGTTCATAGGAAGGCTTCTGAGCCAGCAGGTGGTCCCCGTCGAGAGGACATCGTGGATACCATGGTGTTTAAGCCAAGTGATGTGATGATGGTTCACTTCAGAAATGTTGACTTCAATTATGCCACTAAGG ATAAGTTCACAGATTCTGCCATTGCCATGAACTCAAAGGTGAATGGTGAACACAAAGAAAAGGTGCTACAGCGCTGGGAAGGGGGTGATGGCAACAGTGATGACTACGATCTTGAATCTGATATG TCTAATGGATGGGACCCTAATGAAATGTTCAAgttcaatgaagaaaattatggagTAAAGACAACTTATGACAGTAGCCTCTCTTCTTATAC GGTTCCTTTGGAGAAAGACAACTCAGAGGAGTTTCGTCAGCGGGAGCTCCGTGCAGCCCAACTGGCCCGAGAAATAGAGTCCAGTCCTCAGTATCGTTTACGTATTGCTATGGAGAATGATGATGGACGAACAGAGGAGGAGAAGCACAGCTCTGTGCAGCGACAGGGCTCAGGTCGTGATAGTCCCAGTTTAGTGTCCAG GGAAGGGAAATATATCCCTCTGCCCcagagaatgagggagggaggtcCCCGAGGAGGAGTTCGATGCAGCAGCTCCCGGGGAGGTCGACCAGGCATTGGTTCCTTGCCCCCTCGGGGTGGTCCCCACCACCCTGACAGTAGTGGTCCTACTCCTGGTCCTGAGCCCCGTGGCATCAATGGAG GTCCTTCCCGCATGTCCCCGAAAGCCCAAAGGCCCCTTAGAGGTGCAAAGACCATGTCCTCCCCTAGTAGCCGGCCCCCTGGAGAAACTTCTGCCCCACCTCCTACGG TTGGTCGGATGTACCCACCTCGTTCCCCCAAGTCAGCTGCTCCTGCCCCAGCCTCAGCTTCCTGTCCTGAGCCACCTGTAGGCTCTGCGGTTCCCACCTCTACAACCTCCATTCCTCCAGTTTCGTCAGCTATGGAACCTGGAGCTGGCCCCAtttcccccacctccccaaaAGTTACAGCTCCTAATGATG GAAAAGAACTACCCCAAAAGGAACCTGGGAGAACTCTGGAGCCACCAGAACTAGCCCGAATAGCTGGAAAAG CCCCTGGGCTTCAGAATGAACAAAAACGTTATCAGTTGGAAGAACTGAAGAAGTTTGGAGCTCAATTTAAG CTCCAGTCTAGCAGTTCTCCTGAAGCCAACCTAGATCCTTTCTCCCCCCGAGGCCCCAAGGAGGGTGGGGTGGAagccaaaggaaaggaaaaggaggtggAGGGCCTTCTGGCTCAAGAGCCCCTGGTGTCTTCTGGCTCCTCTAAAACAGAATCTCCACCTGATAAGGAGGAAAAGCTGTCCCTCCCCTCAACAGGAGGGACTGAGGGACCAGAACAATCTCAAACACCTCGACAGAACCAAATGGGCAGTCCTCCTGGGGGCATCAGCAAAGGGGATGACAAAGAAGAGGGACCTGTCACTGA TCAAGTGAAGAAGTCGACGCTGAATCCCAATGCCAAGGAGTTCAACCCTTCAAAGCCTTTGTTGTCTGTG AACAAGTCAACCAGCACCCCAACTTCTCCAGGTCCCCGGACTCATTCAACTCCTTCAATCCCTGTGCTGACAGCAGGCCAGAGTGGGATGTATAGCCCCCAGTACATCTCCTATATACCTCAGATCCACATGGGGCCAGCCGTGCAG GCTCCTCAGATGTACCCATACCCTGTATCTAACTCTGTACCTGGTCAGCAGGGCAAATACCGGGGAGCTAAAG GTTCCTTGCCCCCTCAACGTTCAGACCAGCACCAGCCAGCCTCAGCACCCCCTATTATGCAGGCAGCAGCAGCTGCAGGGCCCCCTTTGGTGGCAGCCACACCATATTCTTCCTACATTTCCTATAATCCCCAGCAGTTCCCAGGCCAGCCAACCATGATGCAGCCCATGGCGCATTATCCCTCACAG CCTGTCTTTGCCCCAATGCTTCAGAGTAACCCAAGGATGCTGACGTCAGGCAGCCACCCCCAGGCCATTGTCTCATCTTCTACTCCTCAGTACCCTCCAGCAGAGCAGCCCACTCCCCAAGCCCTTTATG CCACCGTTCACCAGTCCTATCCACACCATGCCACGCAGCTCCATGCCCACCAGCCGCAGCCAGCCACCACCCCTACTGGGAGCCAGCCGCAATCCCAGCATGCGGCCCCCAGCCCTGTCCAG CATCAGGCAGGGCAGCCACCACACTTGGGTAGCGGGCAGCCACAACAGAACTTGTACCATCCAGGTGCCTTAACAGGCACACCACCATCTCTGCCACCGGGACCCTCTGCTCAGTCCCCTCAGAGCAGCTTCCCTCAGCCAGCTGCGGTCTATGCCATCCATGCCCACCAGCAGCTACCCCACGGCTTTACCAATATGGCCCATGTCACCCAG GCCCATGTCCAGACTGGAATTACAGCAGCCCCACCCCCTCATCCTGGGGCTCCCCACCCACCCCAGGTGATGCTGCTGCACCCACCCCAGAGCCATGGGGGTCCACCTCAGGGGGGTGTGCCCCAGAGTGGTGTGCCTGCTCTTTCTGCTTCTACACCTTCACCCTACACCTACATCGGACACCACCAAG
- the ATXN2L gene encoding ataxin-2-like protein isoform X2: MLKPQPSQPSQPQQTPIQQPAPARRPPGGTSPPNGSLGGTPASASVPGPPTAASPGLGPPAGGSGIRRGGEGVLPPQPPTHQHQERPGGAATGSTRGQSTGKGPPPSPVFEGVYNNSRMLHFLTAVVGSTCDVKVKNGTTYEGIFKTLSSKFELAVDAVHRKASEPAGGPRREDIVDTMVFKPSDVMMVHFRNVDFNYATKDKFTDSAIAMNSKVNGEHKEKVLQRWEGGDGNSDDYDLESDMSNGWDPNEMFKFNEENYGVKTTYDSSLSSYTVPLEKDNSEEFRQRELRAAQLAREIESSPQYRLRIAMENDDGRTEEEKHSSVQRQGSGRDSPSLVSREGKYIPLPQRMREGGPRGGVRCSSSRGGRPGIGSLPPRGGPHHPDSSGPTPGPEPRGINGGPSRMSPKAQRPLRGAKTMSSPSSRPPGETSAPPPTVGRMYPPRSPKSAAPAPASASCPEPPVGSAVPTSTTSIPPVSSAMEPGAGPISPTSPKVTAPNDGKELPQKEPGRTLEPPELARIAGKAPGLQNEQKRYQLEELKKFGAQFKLQSSSSPEANLDPFSPRGPKEGGVEAKGKEKEVEGLLAQEPLVSSGSSKTESPPDKEEKLSLPSTGGTEGPEQSQTPRQNQMGSPPGGISKGDDKEEGPVTDQVKKSTLNPNAKEFNPSKPLLSVNKSTSTPTSPGPRTHSTPSIPVLTAGQSGMYSPQYISYIPQIHMGPAVQAPQMYPYPVSNSVPGQQGKYRGAKGSLPPQRSDQHQPASAPPIMQAAAAAGPPLVAATPYSSYISYNPQQFPGQPTMMQPMAHYPSQPVFAPMLQSNPRMLTSGSHPQAIVSSSTPQYPPAEQPTPQALYATVHQSYPHHATQLHAHQPQPATTPTGSQPQSQHAAPSPVQHQAGQPPHLGSGQPQQNLYHPGALTGTPPSLPPGPSAQSPQSSFPQPAAVYAIHAHQQLPHGFTNMAHVTQAHVQTGITAAPPPHPGAPHPPQVMLLHPPQSHGGPPQGGVPQSGVPALSASTPSPYTYIGHHQAALLGFDSKGTSCLTQDKLIT, from the exons ATGTTGAAGCCGCAGCCGTCTCAGCCATCTCAGCCCCAGCAGACACCCATCCAGCAACCGGCACCAGCACGCCGGCCTCCCGGGGGAACCAGCCCCCCCAACGGAAGCCTCGGGGGTACCCCAGCCTCCGCCTCGGTCCCGGGGCCGCCCACTGCCGCTTCCCCGGGCCTAGGGCCTCCTGCCGGAGGCAGTGGGATCCGCCGGGGAGGTGAGGGGGTTTTGCCGCCTCAGCCGCCGACACATCAGCATCAGGAACGGCCCGGGGGCGCTGCTACTGGCAGTACCAG GGGACAGAGCACAGGAAAGGGGCCCCCACCGTCACCT GTATTTGAGGGTGTCTACAATAATTCTAGGATGCTGCACTTCCTTACTGCTGTTGTG GGTTCCACTTGTGATGTAAAAGTGAAAAATGGTACCACATATGAAGGTATTTTCAAGACTCTGAGTTCAAAG TTTGAACTAGCAGTGGATGCAGTTCATAGGAAGGCTTCTGAGCCAGCAGGTGGTCCCCGTCGAGAGGACATCGTGGATACCATGGTGTTTAAGCCAAGTGATGTGATGATGGTTCACTTCAGAAATGTTGACTTCAATTATGCCACTAAGG ATAAGTTCACAGATTCTGCCATTGCCATGAACTCAAAGGTGAATGGTGAACACAAAGAAAAGGTGCTACAGCGCTGGGAAGGGGGTGATGGCAACAGTGATGACTACGATCTTGAATCTGATATG TCTAATGGATGGGACCCTAATGAAATGTTCAAgttcaatgaagaaaattatggagTAAAGACAACTTATGACAGTAGCCTCTCTTCTTATAC GGTTCCTTTGGAGAAAGACAACTCAGAGGAGTTTCGTCAGCGGGAGCTCCGTGCAGCCCAACTGGCCCGAGAAATAGAGTCCAGTCCTCAGTATCGTTTACGTATTGCTATGGAGAATGATGATGGACGAACAGAGGAGGAGAAGCACAGCTCTGTGCAGCGACAGGGCTCAGGTCGTGATAGTCCCAGTTTAGTGTCCAG GGAAGGGAAATATATCCCTCTGCCCcagagaatgagggagggaggtcCCCGAGGAGGAGTTCGATGCAGCAGCTCCCGGGGAGGTCGACCAGGCATTGGTTCCTTGCCCCCTCGGGGTGGTCCCCACCACCCTGACAGTAGTGGTCCTACTCCTGGTCCTGAGCCCCGTGGCATCAATGGAG GTCCTTCCCGCATGTCCCCGAAAGCCCAAAGGCCCCTTAGAGGTGCAAAGACCATGTCCTCCCCTAGTAGCCGGCCCCCTGGAGAAACTTCTGCCCCACCTCCTACGG TTGGTCGGATGTACCCACCTCGTTCCCCCAAGTCAGCTGCTCCTGCCCCAGCCTCAGCTTCCTGTCCTGAGCCACCTGTAGGCTCTGCGGTTCCCACCTCTACAACCTCCATTCCTCCAGTTTCGTCAGCTATGGAACCTGGAGCTGGCCCCAtttcccccacctccccaaaAGTTACAGCTCCTAATGATG GAAAAGAACTACCCCAAAAGGAACCTGGGAGAACTCTGGAGCCACCAGAACTAGCCCGAATAGCTGGAAAAG CCCCTGGGCTTCAGAATGAACAAAAACGTTATCAGTTGGAAGAACTGAAGAAGTTTGGAGCTCAATTTAAG CTCCAGTCTAGCAGTTCTCCTGAAGCCAACCTAGATCCTTTCTCCCCCCGAGGCCCCAAGGAGGGTGGGGTGGAagccaaaggaaaggaaaaggaggtggAGGGCCTTCTGGCTCAAGAGCCCCTGGTGTCTTCTGGCTCCTCTAAAACAGAATCTCCACCTGATAAGGAGGAAAAGCTGTCCCTCCCCTCAACAGGAGGGACTGAGGGACCAGAACAATCTCAAACACCTCGACAGAACCAAATGGGCAGTCCTCCTGGGGGCATCAGCAAAGGGGATGACAAAGAAGAGGGACCTGTCACTGA TCAAGTGAAGAAGTCGACGCTGAATCCCAATGCCAAGGAGTTCAACCCTTCAAAGCCTTTGTTGTCTGTG AACAAGTCAACCAGCACCCCAACTTCTCCAGGTCCCCGGACTCATTCAACTCCTTCAATCCCTGTGCTGACAGCAGGCCAGAGTGGGATGTATAGCCCCCAGTACATCTCCTATATACCTCAGATCCACATGGGGCCAGCCGTGCAG GCTCCTCAGATGTACCCATACCCTGTATCTAACTCTGTACCTGGTCAGCAGGGCAAATACCGGGGAGCTAAAG GTTCCTTGCCCCCTCAACGTTCAGACCAGCACCAGCCAGCCTCAGCACCCCCTATTATGCAGGCAGCAGCAGCTGCAGGGCCCCCTTTGGTGGCAGCCACACCATATTCTTCCTACATTTCCTATAATCCCCAGCAGTTCCCAGGCCAGCCAACCATGATGCAGCCCATGGCGCATTATCCCTCACAG CCTGTCTTTGCCCCAATGCTTCAGAGTAACCCAAGGATGCTGACGTCAGGCAGCCACCCCCAGGCCATTGTCTCATCTTCTACTCCTCAGTACCCTCCAGCAGAGCAGCCCACTCCCCAAGCCCTTTATG CCACCGTTCACCAGTCCTATCCACACCATGCCACGCAGCTCCATGCCCACCAGCCGCAGCCAGCCACCACCCCTACTGGGAGCCAGCCGCAATCCCAGCATGCGGCCCCCAGCCCTGTCCAG CATCAGGCAGGGCAGCCACCACACTTGGGTAGCGGGCAGCCACAACAGAACTTGTACCATCCAGGTGCCTTAACAGGCACACCACCATCTCTGCCACCGGGACCCTCTGCTCAGTCCCCTCAGAGCAGCTTCCCTCAGCCAGCTGCGGTCTATGCCATCCATGCCCACCAGCAGCTACCCCACGGCTTTACCAATATGGCCCATGTCACCCAG GCCCATGTCCAGACTGGAATTACAGCAGCCCCACCCCCTCATCCTGGGGCTCCCCACCCACCCCAGGTGATGCTGCTGCACCCACCCCAGAGCCATGGGGGTCCACCTCAGGGGGGTGTGCCCCAGAGTGGTGTGCCTGCTCTTTCTGCTTCTACACCTTCACCCTACACCTACATCGGACACCACCAAG